A window of the Glaciimonas sp. CA11.2 genome harbors these coding sequences:
- a CDS encoding DeoR/GlpR family DNA-binding transcription regulator, protein MAQTPIVTLNARQQEIVNYVQRESFVTVENLANRFGMTQQTIRRDVNMLSEQNLLQRYHGGVGLPSSAENIAYGARQGLQSEEKRRIAALVAEHIPDQATLFINIGTTTEEVAKALSLRRNLRVITNNLNVAAIMSGYPGCEVIIAGGVVRARDLGVTGEETIDFIQRFKVDFGIIGVSSIDPDGALRDFDYREVRVAEAIIAHSRTVFLVADHSKFMRPALVKLSELSKIDALFTDQPIPETLVNVFKEAHTKVFVAEKVDD, encoded by the coding sequence ATGGCACAAACACCCATCGTCACATTGAATGCGCGTCAGCAAGAAATCGTCAATTACGTCCAACGAGAAAGCTTCGTTACCGTTGAAAATTTAGCGAATCGTTTTGGAATGACTCAGCAAACCATTCGACGCGACGTTAATATGTTGTCGGAACAAAATTTATTGCAACGCTATCATGGAGGCGTCGGACTTCCTTCCAGCGCAGAAAATATCGCTTATGGTGCTCGGCAAGGGTTGCAGTCTGAAGAAAAACGTCGGATTGCGGCTTTGGTCGCTGAACACATTCCGGATCAGGCAACACTATTCATTAATATCGGAACAACTACGGAAGAGGTCGCCAAAGCACTCAGCCTTCGTCGTAATTTGCGCGTCATCACCAATAATTTGAACGTCGCAGCAATCATGAGCGGCTACCCAGGCTGCGAAGTGATTATCGCAGGTGGCGTAGTGCGGGCTCGAGATTTGGGCGTGACGGGTGAAGAAACGATTGATTTCATCCAACGTTTTAAGGTGGACTTCGGCATCATTGGGGTTTCAAGTATAGATCCGGACGGCGCGCTGCGAGATTTTGATTACCGTGAAGTACGCGTGGCAGAAGCAATCATTGCGCATTCTCGCACTGTATTTTTGGTTGCAGACCATTCGAAATTTATGCGTCCAGCATTAGTAAAGCTCAGTGAACTGTCTAAGATCGACGCTTTGTTTACGGATCAGCCGATACCGGAGACGTTAGTTAATGTGTTTAAAGAGGCGCATACGAAAGTGTTTGTGGCTGAAAAAGTCGACGATTAA
- a CDS encoding glycosyltransferase family 8 protein, which produces MGATSTAVSFPNVDRATIHIAFGVDANYFRGMGVNIVSIIKNNPNLIFVFHVFAFSITKDIECRLKKLENNYNVLINVNILNKQILSNFSKFPCFSQHSLGTFIRILIPNLLHGIVDKVLYLDADILCMGNIEELISIDLKNTIAAVVTDEIKTTVTTQISILKLPHSEYFNAGVMYINIDNWVKHDSQNKSLNVLTTRSLRFADQDALNVVLNGHTTYIDKKWNFRYHLIDFLSSGEKIFNMQEKVLFMHFTGPVKPWHSWCLHEAKLNFLEYQKLSSWSDMPLDKPHTARELKLFSRFLIKQGRVIEGIYWHIVYWWTKFINLKKQN; this is translated from the coding sequence TTGGGCGCTACCTCTACCGCTGTTTCTTTTCCTAACGTTGATCGCGCCACCATACATATCGCTTTCGGTGTAGATGCTAATTATTTTAGAGGCATGGGCGTTAATATAGTCTCAATAATAAAGAATAATCCAAATTTAATATTTGTTTTTCATGTATTTGCATTTTCTATAACTAAAGACATTGAATGCCGTCTCAAGAAATTGGAAAATAATTATAACGTTCTAATAAACGTTAATATACTGAATAAGCAAATTCTCTCAAATTTTTCTAAATTTCCTTGTTTTTCTCAGCACTCACTTGGTACATTTATTCGAATATTAATTCCTAATTTATTACATGGAATAGTCGATAAGGTACTCTATCTTGATGCGGACATATTATGCATGGGTAACATCGAAGAATTAATATCTATTGACTTAAAAAATACTATCGCCGCCGTTGTTACAGATGAGATTAAAACCACAGTAACTACACAAATTTCAATTTTAAAGTTACCCCATTCAGAGTATTTTAATGCCGGCGTGATGTATATTAATATTGATAACTGGGTAAAGCACGACTCACAGAATAAGTCGCTTAACGTACTTACAACGCGAAGTCTACGCTTTGCTGATCAAGATGCTTTAAACGTTGTATTAAACGGACATACTACGTATATCGACAAAAAATGGAATTTTCGCTACCATTTAATAGATTTTCTTAGTAGTGGTGAAAAAATATTTAATATGCAAGAAAAAGTGTTATTCATGCATTTTACTGGACCTGTAAAACCGTGGCATAGCTGGTGTTTACATGAGGCTAAATTAAATTTTCTTGAATATCAAAAACTTTCCTCGTGGTCTGATATGCCACTCGACAAGCCTCATACCGCACGAGAATTAAAATTATTTTCAAGGTTTTTAATTAAACAGGGAAGAGTAATCGAGGGAATATATTGGCATATTGTATATTGGTGGACAAAATTTATAAATTTAAAAAAACAAAATTAA
- a CDS encoding O-antigen ligase family protein has product MRYFKWLVSALLCAFFIMTLTVDRSAGVIFVFLLLFSLSSIVFIRYSEQTTFLNFVKKYWPLHLAMCGPLIAVFANQLGSGHFTLRNYDSPFRLAMFVLIFWVVSFLSIRNIKYLQWAFVVGAILSAIKIYILTKGGAQRYVTDFIPIIIFGQMALLLGIFSILSISWNKTSNRYIIFLKITALCSGLYVAYLSQSRGVWLTIPIFILLGIVVTKNVSSRYKFGVISVFFALLVGVSYFGNIVKDRVAVAETDISQYSVGSDVDTSLGIRLQLWRASWMLFTEHPLIGVGVEGFSKELHNLAKRKVITPLSATFAHSHNEILFTMSRFGVFGLLAILGLYFIPAYYFIREIRDDDPEVRYTAAMGAALTIGFFTLGLVDVVFLWWEVYPFYSISIALLLTYIIKRKDTIFKQRSDLSSHHLSSAS; this is encoded by the coding sequence TTGCGTTATTTTAAATGGCTGGTATCAGCACTACTTTGTGCCTTTTTTATAATGACACTTACAGTAGATCGGTCGGCCGGAGTGATCTTCGTATTTTTACTATTGTTTAGTTTGAGTTCAATTGTTTTTATTCGATATTCAGAGCAAACGACCTTCTTAAATTTTGTAAAAAAATACTGGCCATTACATCTGGCCATGTGTGGTCCATTAATTGCGGTCTTTGCAAACCAACTTGGATCTGGACACTTTACCCTTAGGAATTATGATTCTCCATTCAGATTAGCTATGTTTGTGTTGATCTTTTGGGTTGTCTCATTTTTATCAATTAGAAATATAAAATATCTTCAATGGGCATTTGTGGTGGGAGCAATTCTATCTGCAATAAAAATATACATTCTGACAAAAGGCGGGGCGCAGCGTTATGTAACAGATTTCATACCCATAATAATATTTGGTCAAATGGCCTTGTTACTCGGTATATTCTCTATTTTGTCAATTTCATGGAATAAGACTTCTAATCGATACATCATTTTTTTGAAAATTACTGCGTTATGTTCAGGGTTATATGTGGCTTACCTGTCGCAATCTCGTGGTGTATGGCTGACTATACCTATTTTTATTTTATTGGGTATTGTGGTAACAAAAAATGTTAGCTCTCGTTATAAATTTGGAGTCATTTCTGTTTTTTTCGCTTTATTAGTAGGTGTATCTTACTTTGGTAATATAGTAAAAGATCGTGTAGCTGTAGCGGAAACGGATATAAGCCAATACTCAGTTGGATCCGATGTTGATACTTCTTTAGGCATTCGCCTCCAGCTTTGGCGTGCGTCGTGGATGCTATTCACCGAGCACCCACTCATTGGGGTAGGTGTAGAAGGCTTTTCAAAAGAACTACATAATTTGGCAAAAAGAAAAGTCATTACACCCTTATCGGCGACATTTGCACACTCTCATAACGAAATATTATTTACGATGTCAAGATTTGGCGTATTCGGTTTGTTAGCAATACTCGGTTTATATTTTATACCTGCATATTATTTTATTAGAGAGATACGCGATGATGATCCCGAAGTGCGATATACCGCCGCAATGGGCGCAGCACTAACTATTGGATTTTTTACATTGGGATTAGTTGATGTTGTATTTTTATGGTGGGAAGTCTATCCATTTTATTCAATCAGCATAGCATTGTTACTCACCTATATTATCAAACGGAAAGATACTATATTTAAGCAACGATCCGATCTATCGTCGCATCATCTTTCTAGTGCGTCTTAA
- a CDS encoding porin, translating into MKKTLFALAALSLISASAQAQSNVTIYGVVDAGVTYTSKVGPNNNSRLSVDSGDLSTSRIGFKGVEDLGGGLKAVFQLESGFNVDDGSLSVANTLFDRKAVVGLTGAFGIVTIGRQTDFLEDIGSKYTSAQTFGGNGIKGGHFNNLDRVAGKRTNNSIRYDSIIHGGFTGSLYYGFGEVAGQTSAGQSFGIGGNYANGPFGIGLAYFQTKLASGASTAKAGDSNLKTFTLGSSYQLGQAKLYGAWSQVKQPLATSVATVGLVNITSATKANIFDVGVDYAFSPKVHLLGSVIYDRADISRQTVGSTKVSTTQLNLGVDYFLSKRTDVYGFYSKQRANGVYNPGVINAAYSNAPADDSNQSVLRVGIRHKF; encoded by the coding sequence TTGAAAAAAACATTATTTGCTCTAGCTGCACTCAGTCTAATTAGTGCAAGCGCGCAAGCCCAAAGCAATGTCACTATTTATGGTGTCGTGGATGCGGGTGTGACTTATACGAGCAAAGTTGGCCCAAACAATAACAGCCGTCTAAGTGTAGATTCTGGCGATCTATCGACCTCTCGGATCGGTTTCAAAGGAGTTGAAGATCTTGGTGGTGGCTTAAAGGCAGTTTTTCAATTGGAAAGCGGTTTCAATGTTGACGACGGCTCATTGTCGGTGGCAAATACGCTGTTTGATCGCAAAGCTGTCGTTGGTCTGACCGGTGCATTCGGTATCGTGACTATTGGTCGCCAAACTGATTTCCTGGAGGACATCGGAAGTAAATACACGTCAGCTCAAACATTCGGCGGTAACGGTATCAAGGGTGGTCATTTTAATAATTTGGATCGCGTCGCCGGCAAACGCACTAACAATTCGATCCGCTATGACAGCATTATTCACGGTGGATTTACTGGTAGCTTGTACTATGGCTTTGGTGAAGTCGCTGGACAAACCTCTGCCGGGCAGTCTTTTGGTATTGGTGGTAATTATGCCAATGGGCCGTTCGGCATTGGCTTGGCATATTTTCAGACTAAGCTTGCTTCGGGTGCATCAACAGCTAAAGCTGGGGACAGCAATTTAAAAACATTTACCCTTGGTTCGAGCTATCAACTAGGTCAAGCGAAGCTGTATGGCGCTTGGTCCCAAGTCAAGCAACCATTGGCGACTTCTGTAGCAACTGTAGGTTTGGTTAATATTACCTCTGCAACCAAAGCGAATATCTTTGATGTCGGCGTGGATTATGCGTTTTCTCCAAAAGTCCATTTGTTGGGAAGCGTCATTTATGACCGCGCTGATATAAGCCGCCAAACGGTCGGCTCGACCAAAGTCAGTACTACTCAGCTGAATCTCGGTGTTGACTATTTCCTCTCTAAACGCACTGACGTATACGGGTTTTACAGCAAGCAGCGAGCAAATGGCGTCTATAATCCGGGTGTGATTAATGCCGCTTATAGTAACGCGCCGGCAGATGACAGTAATCAAAGCGTCTTGCGTGTCGGCATTCGTCATAAGTTTTAA
- a CDS encoding DNA-binding protein, translated as MGRIGILYADVIQAADKLIAEGKNPTVDGVREELGSTGSKSTIAPLLKRWKAEHQENRASAEVGMPSNLIDAMKSVYDNLQSDVEQRITQAQEAHQKELEAMGETLQRQLEENAIAAETNRQLKDDAARAQQVFEQLRAEQRALNLTLATAQAENTGLQNRLADRAAEIVTMNQQLGYARTQFEHYQEATTIQRAEERSVFEQKLMRGEQELVNIRQQSSDQQLRLAQQEAQLAQIPTLLDEVQRLQETARAERQQAAIVKDEHSQLTYQIQQLTTDRAELKQTLEIALQSLSDVRLQCAIEEKEKWLLDKRIAESEVKMEQLREEKSGLLQERATLQAQALTTAMHTHAGPK; from the coding sequence ATGGGACGAATTGGAATTTTGTACGCTGATGTCATTCAAGCAGCCGATAAATTAATTGCCGAAGGAAAAAATCCGACGGTAGATGGCGTTCGTGAAGAGCTAGGAAGTACGGGTAGCAAAAGTACCATCGCCCCGCTCTTAAAACGATGGAAGGCAGAGCACCAGGAAAATAGGGCAAGCGCAGAGGTCGGTATGCCGTCAAACCTGATTGATGCGATGAAAAGTGTGTATGACAATCTTCAGTCAGACGTAGAGCAAAGAATTACCCAGGCGCAAGAAGCGCATCAAAAAGAGTTGGAAGCGATGGGCGAAACATTGCAACGTCAGCTCGAAGAAAATGCCATAGCGGCCGAAACCAATAGGCAACTAAAAGACGATGCTGCGCGTGCGCAGCAGGTATTTGAACAGTTGCGCGCCGAACAACGTGCACTCAATTTAACTTTAGCGACTGCACAGGCCGAAAATACAGGCTTACAAAATCGCCTAGCGGATCGTGCGGCCGAGATTGTGACAATGAATCAACAACTCGGTTACGCTCGCACTCAGTTCGAGCATTATCAGGAGGCAACTACAATCCAACGCGCCGAAGAACGGAGCGTATTTGAGCAAAAATTAATGCGTGGCGAGCAAGAACTAGTAAATATTCGGCAACAATCCAGCGATCAACAATTACGGCTCGCTCAGCAAGAAGCCCAACTCGCACAGATTCCTACACTACTCGATGAAGTGCAACGGTTGCAGGAAACCGCTCGCGCAGAACGTCAACAAGCAGCAATAGTCAAAGACGAGCATAGTCAACTCACCTATCAAATTCAGCAACTCACAACAGATCGCGCCGAACTCAAACAAACGTTGGAAATAGCACTTCAATCTCTAAGCGACGTACGTTTGCAATGCGCGATCGAAGAAAAAGAGAAGTGGCTACTCGACAAGCGGATCGCTGAATCAGAAGTAAAAATGGAGCAACTGAGGGAAGAAAAAAGTGGCCTGTTGCAAGAACGGGCTACTTTGCAAGCACAGGCTTTGACGACCGCAATGCACACGCATGCAGGTCCTAAATAA
- a CDS encoding tyrosine-type recombinase/integrase codes for MKIRIEDGKVAVIESVGDSVAQRQQQHREFLAAATSDNTRRTYRSAIRHYLEWGGVLPADESMMLRYLLSYSQLLNPRTLALRLTALSQWHIQQNFPDPAATLNVRKTLLGIQRKNGQPARKAKALPVEDLALIVTALTHQGTLKALRDSALLQIAYFGAYRRSEVVRLQVEHVSWEPEGVLITLPRSKTDQKGEGITKAIPFGEQVCCPPNALRTWCRAANISSGAIFRSINKWEQIGVDALHEASLNSILTAAAVLADLPYVPQLSSHSLRRGLATSAYRAGARFQDIKRQGGWQHDGTVQGYIEEAGRFEENAAGHLLRKSK; via the coding sequence ATGAAGATTCGTATCGAGGATGGTAAGGTTGCAGTCATTGAGAGCGTTGGCGACTCTGTCGCTCAGCGGCAACAACAGCATCGAGAATTTCTTGCCGCGGCGACTTCGGATAACACGCGCCGGACTTACCGCTCGGCGATTCGCCACTATCTGGAGTGGGGCGGGGTGCTGCCTGCGGACGAATCAATGATGCTTCGCTACCTTCTGAGCTATTCGCAATTACTTAATCCAAGGACTTTAGCGTTACGTTTAACAGCGCTATCTCAATGGCATATTCAGCAAAATTTTCCAGATCCGGCAGCGACCCTCAATGTGCGTAAAACGCTGTTGGGGATACAGCGCAAAAATGGTCAGCCAGCCCGAAAGGCAAAAGCGTTGCCAGTAGAAGATTTGGCGCTAATCGTCACTGCCTTAACACACCAGGGAACATTAAAAGCGCTTCGTGATAGCGCTTTGCTGCAGATTGCCTACTTTGGTGCGTATCGGCGGAGCGAGGTCGTACGTCTTCAAGTCGAGCACGTCTCCTGGGAGCCCGAGGGAGTGCTCATAACATTGCCGCGTTCAAAGACCGACCAGAAAGGCGAGGGAATTACCAAGGCAATTCCCTTCGGCGAGCAAGTTTGTTGTCCACCCAATGCTTTGCGTACTTGGTGTCGGGCAGCGAACATTTCTTCAGGGGCAATATTCAGAAGTATCAACAAATGGGAGCAAATTGGTGTTGATGCATTGCACGAGGCTAGCCTCAACAGTATTTTGACTGCGGCTGCGGTGCTAGCTGATTTGCCCTATGTTCCACAGTTAAGTAGCCATAGCTTAAGACGCGGATTAGCAACTAGCGCCTATCGTGCTGGAGCGCGATTTCAAGATATTAAAAGACAGGGCGGTTGGCAACACGATGGGACGGTACAAGGTTACATCGAAGAAGCAGGGCGTTTCGAGGAAAATGCTGCAGGTCATTTATTGCGCAAATCAAAGTAA
- a CDS encoding PRC-barrel domain-containing protein, whose product MSYLDRDTYGIYRNNPNGGPGPDVLGADTLIGNDVCNQSGEDLGDIKELMIDTRTGKVSYAVLSFGGFLGMGEKLFAVPWGVLKLDSVNQRFILDVDKDHLKSAPGFDKDHWPDMADQSWASEIDTYYGSNRYGDSTPRL is encoded by the coding sequence ATGAGCTACCTGGATCGTGATACTTACGGCATATATAGAAATAATCCAAATGGAGGCCCAGGGCCAGATGTGCTTGGAGCGGATACGTTAATAGGGAACGACGTTTGCAATCAGTCTGGCGAGGACTTGGGTGATATCAAAGAATTGATGATCGACACACGTACCGGTAAGGTTAGCTATGCGGTTCTATCTTTTGGCGGCTTTCTTGGAATGGGAGAAAAGTTATTTGCTGTTCCATGGGGTGTTTTGAAGCTTGACTCAGTCAATCAACGCTTCATTCTTGACGTCGACAAAGATCATCTGAAGAGCGCCCCAGGTTTCGATAAAGATCATTGGCCCGACATGGCAGATCAAAGTTGGGCAAGTGAAATTGACACTTACTATGGATCAAACAGGTACGGCGATTCCACGCCAAGACTGTAA
- a CDS encoding Ku protein, which translates to MATASKRVLWKGAISFGLVHIPIALHSATAEQGLNFDWLDKRSMDPVGYKRINKKTGKDVDKENIVKGFEYEDGQYVILSQEEIAAAYPKSTQTIEIESFVDAGDIPFLYLERPYYVSPINKGAKVYALLREVLIKTGKVGIAKVVIQTKQHLAVLMPCGPALVLDLLRWGTEVRNWDELDLPEEGIKASGISEKEMTMGEQLVRDMSAKWNPEDFTDSFKEQILQLVEDKVKAGQTETVSHIDKEPGESSASARIYDLTEMLQRSLSNMGKSAKPIAKPKAATTKPKAAATRTKKSVTKRKAS; encoded by the coding sequence ATGGCGACTGCGAGCAAACGTGTCCTTTGGAAAGGAGCGATATCGTTCGGGCTGGTACACATCCCCATTGCATTGCATTCTGCAACAGCGGAGCAAGGTCTCAATTTCGATTGGCTTGATAAACGTAGCATGGACCCCGTCGGTTATAAGCGAATCAATAAGAAAACGGGCAAGGATGTCGATAAAGAAAATATCGTCAAAGGATTCGAATATGAGGATGGCCAATATGTTATTTTATCGCAGGAAGAAATAGCGGCGGCCTATCCAAAATCTACTCAAACAATTGAAATCGAAAGCTTTGTTGACGCTGGTGATATACCTTTTTTATATCTTGAGCGACCCTATTACGTGTCGCCGATCAATAAAGGCGCCAAGGTCTATGCGTTGCTCCGCGAAGTGTTAATCAAAACAGGAAAAGTAGGCATTGCCAAAGTAGTGATTCAGACCAAGCAGCATTTGGCAGTATTAATGCCTTGTGGCCCAGCGCTGGTCTTGGATTTGTTGCGCTGGGGAACAGAGGTTCGAAATTGGGATGAGCTTGATTTACCGGAAGAAGGAATCAAAGCGAGCGGTATCAGCGAAAAAGAAATGACGATGGGTGAACAGTTGGTCCGGGATATGAGCGCAAAGTGGAACCCGGAGGACTTTACCGACTCATTCAAAGAGCAAATCCTTCAATTGGTAGAAGATAAGGTCAAAGCTGGCCAGACCGAAACCGTTTCTCACATTGACAAAGAGCCAGGCGAATCCTCGGCCAGTGCTCGCATCTACGATCTCACGGAGATGTTACAGCGGAGCCTGAGCAATATGGGCAAATCGGCTAAACCGATCGCGAAGCCAAAGGCCGCAACAACAAAGCCTAAAGCCGCCGCAACCAGAACAAAAAAATCAGTGACCAAACGTAAGGCCAGTTAA
- the ligD gene encoding DNA ligase D yields MTRADPLKVYKSKRDFTKTSEPEEGGTDDSIGHAFVVQKHWASRLHYDVRLEYNGTMRSWAVPKGPSYDPKDKRMAVQVEDHPVAYNEFEGEIPARQYGAGKVIIWDKGIWQPLNDPEVGLREGNLKFSLKGHKLHGNWALIRLKNTSDNVITNKKPSWLLIKEKDEFAQPAIAYSVVDEMPDSVATLQLPPETGKTKATRKRTAKSQSQSRSKSKIKTKIRTTNKVEDILDPITAVKASPKLLTKKAVDPKQDGVPAGAIKAALPTKLIPQLATLVDSAPIDSTEWLYEIKYDGYRLLSRVAGNKITLMTRNGHDWTEKLPALRDALKDARLPNGWYDGEIVVQGEKGIPDFQALQGAFDTHETQRIVYFLFDLPFYDGFDLRQSALIARRALLRTLVGKIESPILRFSETFEANGADIVASACRLGMEGIIGKKRDAHYVSRRSNDWIKLKCSHRQEFVIGGYTDPRGSRTAMGSLLLGVHDADGKLRYAGKVGTGFNEKTLRSLLVKLNAIKSEQNPFTATSDLRPDGHWVKPQLLAEVSFAEWTKSGRIRHPVYQGLRNDKPARAIVREVARQPDNRVDGHADSLTTLPPSLKITNPEREIDPDSGITKIELLRFYALVAPLMMPHLKGRPVSLLRAPDGVGKQVFFQKHLAMAHMTGVSELAAKLDPEHERLLEVVRPEGLLSAAQMNVIEFHTWNAVKTAIDKPDRMTFDLDPGEGVNWTTVQESTLLIKAMLDQLGLTSFVKTSGGKGFHIVVPLAKHYGWEVVKAFSRAIVAHLVSALPTHFVVKSGPRNRVGKIFVDYLRNGFGATTVCAWSARARLGLGVSVPIRWDEVNHVTSGAHWTVQTIHTRLDQGNRPWDAYAKSAQGLAVAMKKLGFKLDGNDYGE; encoded by the coding sequence ATGACGCGCGCTGATCCACTCAAGGTTTATAAAAGTAAACGCGACTTCACCAAAACGTCAGAGCCCGAAGAGGGTGGGACAGATGACAGTATTGGACACGCTTTTGTTGTGCAGAAACACTGGGCGTCGCGCTTGCATTATGACGTACGTCTCGAATATAACGGCACCATGCGGAGCTGGGCCGTGCCAAAAGGTCCGAGTTATGATCCGAAAGATAAGCGGATGGCAGTTCAGGTTGAAGATCATCCGGTTGCCTACAATGAATTTGAAGGAGAAATTCCCGCCAGGCAATACGGTGCAGGGAAGGTGATCATTTGGGATAAGGGCATTTGGCAGCCACTTAACGATCCAGAAGTCGGATTACGAGAAGGTAATTTAAAATTCTCACTGAAAGGCCATAAATTACATGGCAATTGGGCTTTGATTCGTTTAAAAAATACAAGCGATAACGTGATAACGAATAAAAAGCCATCATGGTTGCTAATCAAGGAAAAAGACGAATTCGCGCAACCGGCTATTGCATATAGCGTCGTCGACGAAATGCCAGATAGCGTCGCCACGTTACAGCTACCGCCAGAAACCGGCAAAACAAAAGCAACGAGAAAAAGGACCGCTAAGTCACAGTCGCAGTCAAGGTCAAAGTCAAAAATAAAAACTAAAATTAGAACGACCAATAAAGTTGAAGATATTTTAGACCCGATAACGGCAGTCAAAGCTTCACCTAAACTCTTAACTAAGAAAGCAGTTGATCCAAAACAAGATGGCGTTCCGGCGGGTGCCATAAAGGCAGCGCTCCCGACAAAATTGATTCCTCAATTAGCGACCTTGGTCGATAGCGCGCCGATCGACTCGACAGAATGGCTTTATGAGATTAAATACGATGGCTATCGTTTATTGTCTCGAGTCGCTGGTAACAAAATCACATTGATGACGCGCAATGGACACGATTGGACGGAGAAATTACCTGCTTTAAGAGATGCGTTGAAGGACGCCAGACTTCCCAATGGCTGGTATGACGGTGAGATAGTAGTGCAAGGAGAAAAAGGAATCCCTGATTTTCAAGCATTACAGGGCGCGTTCGATACACACGAAACCCAGCGTATCGTCTATTTTTTATTCGACCTTCCTTTTTATGACGGTTTCGACCTGAGGCAATCAGCGCTAATAGCAAGGCGAGCGTTGCTGAGGACTTTGGTCGGAAAAATTGAGTCCCCGATACTCCGATTCAGCGAAACCTTTGAAGCGAATGGCGCAGACATTGTGGCATCTGCTTGTCGACTTGGAATGGAGGGCATCATTGGGAAAAAGCGGGACGCGCACTATGTGAGCAGACGCTCCAATGATTGGATTAAATTGAAGTGCAGTCATCGACAAGAGTTTGTCATTGGCGGCTATACCGACCCTCGGGGAAGCCGCACAGCGATGGGATCATTGTTACTTGGGGTCCATGACGCAGATGGGAAATTGCGTTACGCAGGCAAAGTGGGCACAGGCTTCAATGAAAAAACATTACGCTCGCTACTCGTCAAATTAAATGCCATAAAAAGTGAGCAAAATCCCTTCACTGCAACTAGCGACCTCCGACCAGATGGGCATTGGGTGAAACCGCAATTGCTCGCTGAAGTTTCCTTTGCAGAGTGGACTAAAAGCGGGCGAATACGGCATCCTGTTTATCAAGGCTTGCGCAATGATAAACCCGCGCGGGCGATTGTTCGAGAAGTGGCCCGGCAGCCGGATAATCGTGTAGATGGGCACGCGGATTCATTGACTACGCTACCGCCGTCGTTAAAGATTACTAATCCGGAACGTGAGATTGATCCGGATAGTGGGATTACTAAAATTGAATTATTGCGGTTTTATGCGTTGGTGGCACCTTTGATGATGCCGCACCTTAAAGGTCGGCCAGTCTCTTTATTGCGCGCCCCGGATGGCGTTGGAAAACAGGTATTTTTCCAAAAACACCTTGCAATGGCGCATATGACAGGCGTGTCGGAACTGGCCGCTAAGCTTGATCCTGAACACGAACGTTTACTGGAAGTGGTCCGTCCTGAAGGATTATTGTCAGCCGCGCAAATGAACGTTATTGAGTTTCATACCTGGAACGCGGTCAAGACTGCCATTGATAAACCGGATCGCATGACTTTTGATCTCGATCCGGGCGAGGGCGTTAACTGGACAACGGTACAGGAATCAACCTTGCTGATAAAAGCGATGCTGGATCAATTAGGGCTTACCTCATTTGTAAAGACCAGCGGTGGAAAAGGATTTCACATCGTCGTCCCTTTGGCCAAGCACTATGGATGGGAAGTGGTGAAGGCATTCTCGCGGGCAATCGTCGCGCATTTAGTCTCGGCACTTCCAACCCATTTTGTCGTAAAAAGCGGGCCACGCAATCGTGTCGGCAAGATCTTCGTCGATTATTTACGCAATGGCTTTGGGGCGACCACCGTGTGCGCTTGGTCCGCAAGGGCAAGACTCGGACTTGGCGTATCGGTGCCAATACGTTGGGACGAGGTAAATCACGTCACCAGTGGAGCGCATTGGACGGTCCAAACAATTCATACACGGTTAGATCAAGGTAACCGTCCCTGGGACGCATACGCAAAGTCTGCGCAGGGATTGGCGGTTGCCATGAAAAAATTAGGCTTTAAACTGGATGGAAACGATTATGGGGAATAA